A stretch of DNA from Anopheles nili chromosome 2, idAnoNiliSN_F5_01, whole genome shotgun sequence:
TTTAGTTGAGATTCGCTTTTTTCCTGAGCTAGGCGTTAGGATGGTCTTTTCCTCTCAGCCTACCACATGCTGGATGGATCGGGGGACGATCAAACGCAAAAGGTGGTGCGATTTCTTCGTCTTATTTGCTCGGCAACCTTTTTCCCCGTGGCCCCGTTTTCGACGGGTGCTGGAATTTctggaaaagtttaaaaataacccCAAATATGCCCCTGACGGCCAACGCAATTCGATTGTCCCTTATAATTTGCTTACCGAGCGCTACAAGGGTACCAAGGTAAGGCCCTGGGTCGGCACTGATTTTCCCTCACGAGCTAACCCCCGCCAGGTCCCGGGTGGGTTCCCGAGGGTTTGCCCGTGTTCGAACGAAAATTTCATTACGTGCTTGTAAAACACAATCGAACGCGCGTTCCCAAACCGAAGCCAAAGATGGCCGGTGTGAGACCGTTCCGACGCAAAAGATATTTGATTATCGTTGATAATATTTCGCCTTCGTCTCGAGACGTTCGTTCCGATGGCCGGGCAGTACCCGGGTGCCGTTGTGCCGTTCGAATTCAATTATCCGACGCAACCAACATGCCAGTTAAACTTGCCCCATGGTTGCAGCACGGTCACGGGCTTTCCCTCGGtcgggttttcccggttcgcCCGGTTTTAGCTCAGAGCGAACAGGTCGAGAACCGCAGCAAGCTGCTTTGCCAGGTTGCCAATGGCGACCCAGCGATCTGGGAAATCATTGATCATGGAGCGAAACGTAATCGGTTTCAATTTCGGTTTCTAATGGCAACCGATGAAAACATGCTCGATAAGTTGTTTTCTCCCTACTTCCGAATGGCCATCCGCGGTGCGTTTCGAGCCACACAAAGGACGGCGTGCATTCTTTTCGAGGGTCGATGGAATCGTTGGAGCTCGCAAATTCCGTCGAGGGATTGCAATAGTTTTACCCTCGtttggctgctgctggtcaaTGCGGGTACGAATCGGCGATAATAATGTCATGGTGAGAATAGCTCGGTTTCTGAAGcaatttcaaaaattgcaacatgaCGTGGAACAAATCCCTTTAGCAACAGGACGGGTTTCCCGCAATTTAAAGCGCGGACTTCCGTGGGTGTCCATTGACTTTTATACAATTTATCAGATCCCTATCCATTTTATTGGAATTATATTACTTGATGTGTATAATGCTTAAGGAATAATACAAAGTAAAAGTCGATCAGCTACGAATACCAATTAGTGTAGGGGTTCCACTGCCCTCTCGCATCCACGCGTCCTCTCTTACGGGGGGGCCACCACTAGATTCCTTTCGACTTGGCCGTAAAATTTGTCGACGAAGgtgcgaacgtgtgtgtgtgtgtgtgtttgtatgccTGTGTGTACCTCAAACGTTGCAACAACCTCCTATCTCCCGCAAAACACGTCGACGCAGGGGATATCTTATTGAAACGAACTCAACGGGTTAATGCGTGCGTAAttgatcgatttaaaaaagaaatataatcGCTTCCTATCTCTACCATGCAGTTCAAAATCATGCGTTTGTGTTGATTTGATACGTATTGAAACGTGTCTCTCTTTTCCATGCCAACACCAGGCCAAGACAAAAATTTCGCCCCCAAAACGCTCCGTCGTCCTTTCCATTCCCCACTACACTTTTGGCTTATAATTTGGACTAAAACCGCACGTAGGACGCCACTTGCGCATCCCATCGCGCATACGATACAAAGTAAATGCTTTACAATGCGCACGCGGTCGAACAAAGCACTGTTTTCCGGAGCGATCTCGAGTTCAAGAAAAGCCCCAACTGGAGCATTGGCAAAGTctactgattttttttctctattagCCCATGGCGTGACGTGAATTGGAGCACACGCTGCAGAGCAGAAGCTTCCGGTCGGGACACTTTCCGGCGGGATCGGGACGACGAACGCTGAAAACCATTCGCGTCTCTACTCAATCGAAACGCGGGTCAGCTGTAGGCCCCGTTTCTGCAGCCAGGCgctaaaaagaaaagccacacaaacaaaaacatggcATCACAATCATCGTACGTTTCGTGTATTGGCACGGCGACCACAGTAGTGTTGTTTGACGTACCCAATGCCCGCACCAAGCAGCAGCGATAATACATTCGTCAGAACGATCGAGTACAGAAACTCGCGGGAAAACACCGAATATTTACAAAAACGGATCTGCCGTATTGAGTAGCCAGCGTGGATCGGTTTGTTTCGGTCGTCCTGTGATTGATTGGGATGTTCGAATTTCCAGTTCCTAAAACGAGACAGATCGTATCGTTTGAGTTTGCAACCATTGCAACCGCTAAGGTAAGGCTGATGGCTTCCAATACGCACTTTGGAGGTAGCCGGTCCGGTCGACTGCTCCAGTCCCATACCCAGTCGGTGTCTTTTACGGTGTCACCATCCTGTAACGaacgaaaaatgtaaaaccatGATTAATTTTAGTGCTCTCTTAGATAAACGCTGCACGTCCGCTACGGATCACCTCGGGGATCGAGTGCGGTGTTAtgcaatttcaataaattctcaGTTAATTATCACAGATTATCGCCACGTCGGCCATCGAAACGTGACGACCATCTGGCTAGCATCGTGCAATAAAAGCCCGCAAAGCATTTCACACAGGCTGCATCATTGCGTTGTCTGTTGATTCAGAGTAACGGCAACAGATTGTGCCATAATTAAAGCTGTCGTATCGCAAATCTGCTAAAGTGTTCATCAGGTCCCACAAGTgaggataaaaaataaaaccccccaCATCGAATTCGCACATCCGTTTTGAAGGGGATGCATTTTCACGTTGCAAGTCGGTAAAGGGAATTTCGTTCCACACCCATTCCAACGCTAACTGACCACAAAAACAGCTCACATTCGATCCTCGAGGATCGCTTAAATCTCGCCGTGTCGTGGCTCACGTTACACCAACGGAATTGGGGATGAAGTGTCGCGTTTCCGTTTGACATTTGAAAAATGAGAACCTCCCCAACAGTGGCCTCGGTGGCCTACGACCCTCTCGTGCACGTCCGGTCACACGCGTTAACGGCTCTACCTTGTTGACGTAGTTGATGTCTGATGTAAACGTTTCCGAGATCTTCCTCCGTAGCGGCTAGCTCCGTGTTGGGGCTGTTTGGAGGCGATTTGGGGCTTCCGCGGTGTGAGTTTTTCCGCGAGCTTGTCAGCGACGCGGCGAAGCTCATTTAGAAAAGCAGCGATGGGTTGGCCATCACAAAAAATCCTTCATGGGCCACCCACAACTGCAAAGAAGGCACATATTAGGTCCAAACTGTGATGGAGCAACAGACCGAAGTGGAACTCAAAGCGATCACAGCAAGTCCACTTCCGAAACaattcgcaaaaaaaatcggcccAACTCTCTGAAACCCATCGGATGGCCGCAACCGATCCTTTATTATAACACGACTTTTGCTTGCTTCAGTTTGCTTCAGCGCGATTGTGAAAATTTGCTTTGCAACGGTCTGCAAAGGTCAGTTCATTCACCGGCCCTGGTAGGCGAGCCGCGAATAAAAGGGGGAGGTGGGCATCAACAGCTTCCGGTTTTGCTTTATTGTGAATTTATGCATGTATACACCTCGGTGGTGAGCTAAATAAAAGCTACcccataaatcatcgcaacGCTCGCGGGAAAAGACGACTTTTTGAGCCTAAATAAATAAGCGTCGTTTTGCGAGCGCTTTCAAAAGACATTCGTCAGATTCGTCTAGAACCCGGGGGACAGAGCTCGTTTTGTAAACATTCGAAAGGGGGCAAAGGTAGAATGGCACATTCCGCGAAAGGATGCCACATGCCAACGAGAACTAGGAAACCTTCTCCGGATCCGGTCCTTTCGCGGATTCAAAGTCATTCGGTGCATTCCATCATCCGTCGATTTGATGTGGTTGGTCATTGATTGACCTCATTGGCGCACGTCATTCCCAAGGAGAAGGTGATGATCAGCTCATCGTCTTATCGGTAGAAAACCCTCCCCACCAACATCGCCACTGAACCCTAACAGCAAatggggatgatgatgatgacgatgacgaggttggatggtgcccttttttcccgcaggATCCCGCGATGGTGCGTCTTTCTCGCCCCGTGTCATCGGTGccaggagcaacaacaccGGCGAGCCAACCGGCTTATCAACAGGGGAGGATTGGGCATTGGGTATTGACCACCACCGGGCGGGCGTGCGCTACCTCAAACGTCGTCTATTGTACGAATCGGGGGGGAAGTTAATTCAACCGTCGAGTGGACGTcacttcttttctttttgcgttgCAATGTGAGGGAGCGAGCTACACCATCGTCTCTTATCAGTAGAGGAggaggtgttttatttttcgtttctattGTGCCGTGATTTCACTCAGCTCTTTTGTTGGCGattgaaacgaaagtgaactAAAGCTGGCAGCTGCCCAACGCGTGCGGTGACTTTTTAGCCGGACTAGTTTTTGCCTTCATTTGCTGAGGGTTTGTGGCGCGAAATGGAATATTCTGTCAAAGGAAACACACGCGAGCGCCCGGGAGGTGCATTAGCTTATTTCGCTGCGTTAATTTAATTCCACGCCcaatttttctccttcaattACGCTTCTTCTCGCGTGTGCCAAGCGCGCGAATTCTCTTCCTGTGGTTTCGCAACCACAatcgtcgctcgtttgctGCTGGGTTGATGGCGCGCGTACAACAGAGAGCCCGTGTtaagaaaaggaaagacgAAATGAATGCGAACGCTGTGTAAAAGAAGCTACCGTACGAGTGGGATTGTTTCTGGTGTTGGTAGCCCTCATTTCCATCACCTTGCGAGCCTTGCGTTACCGGCTGTTTCGACGCTTTAGCCATGGGGTGACACCATCCATTTGCGTGCCATCATCTGCCTTTTCagctcacacactctctctctctctcggtgtgCTCTTCTTTCGTTCACAGGGTAACGAGCTCCATTACAACGTCACAGCTGGCATCATCCTGTCCGACCACTCGCTGGCGTTGCAGGGCGTATCTCGGAGCCTGGCCGGCGACTACACCTGTATGGCGGCCAACACCGAGGGCCGTGGGACGAGCAATCACGTCACACTTCGCGTGCGCTGTAAGTATGCGCTGGTGCTCCAACATCCTTCAAcagatggggaaaaaaaaggaccctcaCTTCACTGCtttgctgggtttttttttctttcgttcagcTTCATCTTCGTGTTGAgctttttgctctctcacgctctcatGCTCTGTTTCTCTAGCAGACTGCCCGAGTCGACATTCTTTGCGGGTTTTCCCACACCCACGTCCTGGTTTCCCCCGAAACAAGGACCCACCCGGTCCCAGTTTGAATGAAGTTACCCGAGCAAAACGACTGGAACGGATTCATTTGGGGGCATTAttgtaaatgaaatgaaatttcattaacTCCACCGGGTCCCGGTGGGGCTTTCGGTGGTTGGAGCGGTTGGCCCCTTCAACAAATGAGGCCCTCCCTGTTTTGTTCCCCCATCTGCCATCTGCTTTCTTCCATCCCATTGAGGGCGACCACCCAAAACGAGCGCTCGCACCCTCGCTTGTTTTCCCAGCACGAGGACGAGTGTTTTTtctatttgtgttttttctttctttttttttgggaaccGTTCCACCAGTTTTTTGTTCAGCTTTCACCCTCACTGCCGGTATCAATTTTCCCGGACGCTTGCCACCAAGGCTAgggggttgtttatttttgtttgattttccaccgggttaCAAAACCGCACCATGTTCCGCAAATTGCAACCACTTTCTCGGTGGCGGTGTTtcgtggtgtgtttttctcgcatCGAATTTTATTTCACACATGAATATTTACCGCACGCAATGGTTCGATTTTGCTCAACCCCGCTTCTGTCTGGGCCTGGAAATTTCGGGGCGGAATTGTATTCTCCGTAAATTGCCGCCAAATAAACGCATCCGCCAACCATGCGGCACGGATGGATGGGCagccttttttcattcttttcaatCACCCGTTAATCGGAGAACCCACGCTTGAGCCACTTTGTAGCATTTCGCTCCGTGAAAACAGCACCGCAACGATCTGTAATTGAAGTGTCACCGCTCACGGGGTGGGTTGGTCTCTGTCCGGGAATCTCTGTTAATTCAGCGGGTTTTTGACCAAACTGACCGGCCCAGTTGAAATATGACGCTATGGCCGCCCGATCTCACTCAGCTTTCCGATTTCCGGGTTGCGCATTATTCACAAGGGGTGACTTTCACAACCCTTAACGGCGCATCCACGGCCGATCCACTCAGCTCGAGCCCCCCACCAAAAGCGGACCGGAACGTCATACGGGATCGAGTGGGTTTTCCGGATTTTGTTCACGTTTCAATAAATCCGATAAATTTTTGCGGGTGCCGCAATCAGTCACAATAATCGAATGAATCGCGAGAACGCGGGATGCCCACGATCCTCGCGTTTCCCGATTTCCGTCCCGGATCGGCGAATAATTTGTTTGTCAGAAATGGATGTAAATCAGAAATTACGCAGTTTGATTTTACGCCCATCCACGTGGGTGGCCACGTGTGGGACTCCGCTGGGATTCGAACACAACGCGTTCCATCCTGAAGCTTGactgcgtttgcgtttgttgccAAATTTACCACAGATTCGGTCCGACGCACGCTTCACAGTCAATTAGCACACGATGGGAAATGGCAGAACACTCGtgggtgtgtgatttttttttgtgctaatttctttgattttccaccaaccactcGTCGGCAGGCAGGCTTTTATTGTGCTGTATTTAAATCCCACCCACAGGAGATATGTTCGCCAGTTGTTGTtgtggggaaaagttttgcgaaTTAATTCGAGTAAACGATCGATCACCGTCAATAGGATTCGTAAGGATGCGCTGTTTGCCCGCAAACAATGTTGTAATTTGAGCGCAAATGACTCGCAATGAGGTCGAAAGGACGCACGGTAAGTGCAGCtattaaaacattcaaattgACCCAGTCTCAGGCGGCTAATTCGCCAAATAAAAACCGTTTAAAAAGGCCAGTTTGGAACGGGATGAGTTGCAGCATGCAAAAAGCAGGAATGCGTACCCGCTGAAGATGTGTATGTTCGACTCAACTCTCTTCTGGTGTGTCCTCGATTTATGTTTGCCTTCATCCATACCCGGTTGGGTTTCCGCAACCTTCACGCCAGGGAACGACACTTTGCAAGCGACCCAACTAATTgacctttctttctctctgtacACAGATGCACCCGTTTGTGCAGTCGATCGCGAGGAACTTCTGGGCGCGCTGAAGCACGAAACTCTCCAACTCAAGTGCGAAGTTGACGCGTCTCCGCCAGCCGATTCCTTCCACTGGACATTCAACTCCTCCGGCGAACAGACGGAGCTACCGTCCCGATTGCACTCAAGTGAGGTaagaacacacacgcacgcatacaatCCGGAGTGCAAGGACTCACCGAGCGGACAAAGGAGAATaattagaaaaacaaaccggatCCGGAACCGGACCGATGATGCAATCGAAACGCCATCTGGTGGTGTCTAATGTCGATTGGAACAcggtgtccgtgtgtgtgcgtgttctctttttcacacattttttttctttcttgatATCCTTCTTTTAGACCGGTCTATCGAGGCTTAATTACACGCCGACATCCGATCTGGACTACGGTACGATATCCTGCTGGGGCCGGAACGCGATTGGTGTGCAAAAGTCGCCCTGCGTCTTCCAGGTTGTCGCTGCAGGTAGGTTTTTTTGAACGGACTGGTGCTGGGTTACGCTCCACTTTACGGATTGGCAACCACTGGCCGCAGgttggctcggaaaatggccgaGGCTGGAGGGTTTGCGAAAATTGGGACGGctgtggaatttaattaaaacgccaTATAATCGAGAGCGGTCCAGCCTGGTGCTTTAGGTGAAAGGTGTTTGCAACATAACGAACAATCGAGAGTGCAGCTTGCCTCGAACACACTCCCACACGACCCCTTTCTGATGATCGGGGGTGGGGGAATTAGAAAAATGGATGGGAATgaggatgaaataaaaacaccctcTCACACACGAGGAAGAGTTattagagagaaaaaaacgacaagcAAATGTGCATGATTGCAACACGTTCGGCCTTCGAGTGTGAAGTTCGGTTCGATTCTTATCAACCTGTACGTGTGTTTGATcgtctgtatgtgtgtatgttttcctCCACAACCTACCATTTCAGGACGCCCGTTCGCGCTGCAGAACTGCTCCGTGTCGAATCAATCGGCCGATTCGCTGCACATCGAGTGCATCGAGGGCTTCGACGGTGGTCTGCCGCAAATGTTCCTGCTCGAGCTGGTGGAAGTGCCCGTCCTGCGATTAGTTAGAAACCTAAGCTTACAGGTATGTCATTTTCACGGCtgaaacaccaccaccactgctgTCGCTGTCGATTGTTTCGCTTACAATTTCCGCTCGAGCGGACAAAAatctcattttcattcgccctgGCCCTGGTGCCGATGCCAGTCTGCCGGGTGATCCTGGAAAGGTCCTCGATATCTTTGCGAGCGTCACGTACCTTCGAAGGGAAGCCTCTAGAGCTTCCCACAGAGACTGGTTTCTACCGAAAACGGAATGTACGCGAACGTCCTCAAGGATGCTGAGACACGCGTGTAGATCCTCTTTTGAGCAATCGACAGCACCTGGGTGCAGATGCTGGTGCAGCCTACCACCCTCTAAAAGATAACCCCACTAACATTGTATGCGTTTTCCAGCACCCACCGGTGCAGTTCTTTATAGATAATCTCGAACCGGGCAGCTCGTACCGCATCATTCTGTTCGCCGCCAACGCCAAGGGCCGCTCCGAGCCGGTCATAATAGACGATATCACCTTCAAGGGTGTGGCCAAACACACCGGTAAGTATCATGGGAGGGAGTGGGTGGTGAAGCAGATGAGCCAGGATATTCGTCCTTTGGTGTTGGGTTGGttcgatcgacaaaaaaaactcccttttTGAAACGAATTGTCCTCGCGGAACGGTGCGCAAAAGCTCATTACAATTTGCCCACGTCTACATCAAagtcacctacacacacacgcgtgcacacatacacacgcatacacggTTAATCCGGTGCCGTCGGTACTCCCAACCCAGCAGAAGATAAAGCCCACCGAGTGCAGGGCACACTAACTATTCCCACCCGCGGTGTCACTTGACACGAGcaccgccggaaaagcggcttaGCGACtttccgttgttgtttttctctctctctctctgtctctctgtctctctctctctctctctctctctctctctctctcctttcttcACCGTTATGGCGTCTCCGATAATGGAAGCGAGATCGGGGCTTTTTCTAGCATCCCTCACCTGACGATGCGATGTCTTTTGTTCGTTTGGCCGCGTCGAAACGCCACCTGAGAAAAGCAAGCGAGCAGACCAGTTCCGTGTGGTTCCGAgcggttctctctctctcggtggcGGGATTAGAATGGCCGGTCTggttgtttggtggcttttccccTACCGGATGGCAGATGTTTGGTTTTCCTCAGTCGCACTGACTCGCCGACCCCTGAATGGTCAAAGAAACGTGATGAATGGTTTTCGCCACCGGATCGAGCGGACTCAGCTCGAAATGAcctccgagagagagagagagagagagagagagacagagcgtcATGTTTGCGCCCGGGATTACGGTGTCCGGCCGCTTTTGAGGCAATTTCTTCGGGTGGCTCTTCGGGTTGAAATTAATGAGATCCCGGGGAcgttaataataaatttgataCTTATCCTCGTACGGTGGGAAATGATCAGCGGACGGGAAGGACGACAAGAGGTCCACTGGGTACTGTTCCGAGGGTAATGAAGATGAGAACCGCCACGCCGGAGGGCGCACAGAGGGCTAAATAGTTTATTGCAAAGTACCGTCTGTGGCTTAGCGTGGGCCAAAACCCTGGGCAACATATGTAGAGGCTGCTCCAGTGAGCCGATCGGTTCTAATGTCGTCCTGGCGAGctgttcacacacacacacacacacacgcatgaagAGCGGATTTTGCTAGCACCGAGACCCGGATTAATTTCCAGCCGCCAGCGATGACGGGGTgtttgtggtgggttttcgaACGCGAGCTCAAAATTTGCACCACGCAAAGGACGACCGAAAGGACGACCGAAAGTGTCCCTGTGGCAAGCCGAACTGTGCGATAGAATGTGCGTACAATGCGAGTGGGCAAAGCAGTAGGCCGGTTTGCAGAAAAGCCCATTGGATTAAGCGACCTGAAACGCCATCAGAGCACACGCGAGGTGCAAAAGCTTCGTCCACCACTGTACTCGCACACGTGCGTGCGATTACGTACGAAAGTCCTTGCCGAGAgttcgcttctttttgttttttgctcacacgcacacacacatccctCTGATTTATTGCAGGCGTGTCCAACGTTATGAATGTTCCTTTATCACCGGTATTAGCCGCATTAACGCTCACGGTGGCGATTCTGTTCGCGGTTGTCTGCATCGTCCTGGCGACCCTCTACCGGCGGCACGCGGCCAAGTAAGTACTCCTTCTTCTCTTTGGCTCTTGGGTTGTACCatttcccccctcttccttcTCACACGATCCGTTCTCCACAGGAACACGACCAAAAAGCTAAAGCCCACCAAAAGCGCTCAGCTGACGGCGACACCCGACTGTCAGCTGGACTCGGCTGGGCCACATCACCAAACGCACGACCCAACCGGCATCCAGACACCCTTGGTAGGGCTCGGTGGtgccagtggtggtggtggtggtggtggtgtgcttgGATGCCGCGGTAGCCCCACGATGGGTGCTGACCTTCCGGATGGGGATGAAACCGACCCGGACGTGATACCGAACCAGTACGGTAAGTGTAGTCTGTACGGTGGAAGCTTCAAGTCACAAAGACGTGGTGGGTCCTTTCTGACTGGGTGGctaatgttttttatttttatttttgcatcctCCTTTTTGCAGAACGACGACCCCCGAAGACGACACTACCGACGCCGTTGTTCCGCAGCCCATCGGCACGGTTAATACACCGCAACGGTGGTGAACATTTGCTGCACGAGGACGAACGGCACTGTGATGGCGCGAGTTTGGCCTCACTGACCGGTTCGACCACTGAGGTGCACCATTACTCGTTCAAACCCAGCAAGCAAATCGTAAGTATCACTGGCTGTCGAAAGGGCGACCTTAAGGTAACACCTTACAGGAGGT
This window harbors:
- the LOC128723328 gene encoding uncharacterized protein LOC128723328 — encoded protein: MEQQTEVELKAITGNELHYNVTAGIILSDHSLALQGVSRSLAGDYTCMAANTEGRGTSNHVTLRVRYAPVCAVDREELLGALKHETLQLKCEVDASPPADSFHWTFNSSGEQTELPSRLHSSETGLSRLNYTPTSDLDYGTISCWGRNAIGVQKSPCVFQVVAAGRPFALQNCSVSNQSADSLHIECIEGFDGGLPQMFLLELVEVPVLRLVRNLSLQHPPVQFFIDNLEPGSSYRIILFAANAKGRSEPVIIDDITFKGVAKHTGVSNVMNVPLSPVLAALTLTVAILFAVVCIVLATLYRRHAAKNTTKKLKPTKSAQLTATPDCQLDSAGPHHQTHDPTGIQTPLVGLGGASGGGGGGGVLGCRGSPTMGADLPDGDETDPDVIPNQYERRPPKTTLPTPLFRSPSARLIHRNGGEHLLHEDERHCDGASLASLTGSTTEVHHYSFKPSKQISYATLGRTHNSSVTSTLSPLSQQASTATLPLPSMSVTGVGAVGSLLSSPASQSLVTSTLNEYRFRPEVVTTSNRIQESCI